In Opisthocomus hoazin isolate bOpiHoa1 chromosome 14, bOpiHoa1.hap1, whole genome shotgun sequence, the following proteins share a genomic window:
- the TRMT2B gene encoding tRNA (uracil-5-)-methyltransferase homolog B isoform X4: MAGKDQAARGGEQVKYESQRKILQTLASRLEELGIDAQKPGGLCCSLQPVVASPVINGYRNKSTFSVNRGPDGNPKTVGLYVGTGRARNIVCVKANHLENIPPKHKQVAQCYEEFIRCSPLDPCLLFHEGGHWRELVVRTTNCGHTMAIITFHPQELGQKALATQKALLKEFFTCGSGTVCALTSLYFQESTMTRCFHEQSPFQLLHGESHIFEEVLGLKFRISPDAFFQVNTGGAEVLYQVVGELSQAGGDTVLLDICCGTGTIGLSLAHQVSKIIGIEMVEKAVEDARWNAAFNGISNCEFHSGKAEAVLPQLLSSWEDARPIVAVVNPSRSGLHYRVVRAIRNCKSIRRLLYISCKPDGEAMRNFLELCCPPNPGKKLAGEPFAPTLAIPFDMFPHTVHCELVLLFTR, encoded by the exons ATGGCCGGCAAAGATCAAGCAGCACGAGGCGGTGAGCAG GTGAAGTATGAAAGCCAGAGGAAGATTTTGCAGACACTGGCATCTCGTCTTGAGGAGCTGGGCATAGATGCGCAGAAACCTGGTGGACTCTGCTGTTCTCTCCAGCCTGTAGTCGCCTCA CCCGTCATTAATGGCTACCGAAACAAATCTACTTTCTCTGTGAACCGAGGACCAGATGGGAACCCCAAAACTGTGGGGTTGTATGTGGGAACTGGCAGAG cAAGAAATATTGTCTGTGTGAAAGCCAACCACCTGGAGAACATacccccaaaacacaaacaagTAGCCCAG TGCTATGAGGAGTTCATCCGTTGCTCCCCCCTGGACCCCTGCCTCCTCTTCCACGAAGGTGGACACTGGCGGGAGCTCGTGGTACGCACAACCAACTGTGGCCACACCATGGCTATCATCACCTTCCACCCCCAGGAGCTGGGCCAG AAGGCACTGGCTACTCAGAAAGCATTGCTTAAGGAGTTCTTCACATGTGGATCTGGAACAGTCTGTGCCTTAACTTCACTTTATTTCCAAGAGAG CACCATGACACGCTGCTTCCATGAGCAGTCCCCCTTCCAGCTCCTTCATGGAGAATCACACATCTTTGAAGAAGTGCTCGGCCTGAAGTTTCGCATCTCTCCAGATGCCTTTTTCCAAGTAAACACAGGTGGAGCCGAAGTTCTGTACCAGGTGGTTGGGGAGCTGAGTCAGGCTGGTGGGGACACTGTCCTCCTTGACATCTGCTGTGGAACAG GCACAATTGGTCTCTCTCTGGCTCACCAAGTGTCCAAGATCATTGGTATTGAGATGGTGGAGAAGGCAGTAGAGGATGCCAGGTGGAATGCAGCATTCAATG GAATTTCAAACTGTGAGTTTCACAGTGGAAAGGCAGAGGCCGTGTTACCACAACTCCTGTCATCGTGGGAGGATGCACGACCCATTGTTGCTGTGGTGAACCCATCGCGGTCTGGGCTCC ATTACAGGGTTGTGCGAGCCATCCGAAACTGCAAGTCCATCCGAAGGCTGCTCTACATCTCCTGCAAGCCAGACGGTGAAGCCATGAGGAACTTTCTTGA GCTGTGCTGCCCACCCAACCCGGGGAAGAAGTTGGCAGGAGAGCCATTTGCCCCCACGTTGGCTATACCTTTTGACATGTTTCCTCATACTGTTCATtgtgagctggtgctgctgtttaCCCGCTGA
- the TRMT2B gene encoding tRNA (uracil-5-)-methyltransferase homolog B isoform X1, with product MALSCALRLPRQHLRPPSAHLSSLPSRDRSLPAQKKTAEEWKENKKAREGCSLPGSCWEERLANVATPLWRLPYQEQLQVKYESQRKILQTLASRLEELGIDAQKPGGLCCSLQPVVASPVINGYRNKSTFSVNRGPDGNPKTVGLYVGTGRARNIVCVKANHLENIPPKHKQVAQCYEEFIRCSPLDPCLLFHEGGHWRELVVRTTNCGHTMAIITFHPQELGQKALATQKALLKEFFTCGSGTVCALTSLYFQESTMTRCFHEQSPFQLLHGESHIFEEVLGLKFRISPDAFFQVNTGGAEVLYQVVGELSQAGGDTVLLDICCGTGTIGLSLAHQVSKIIGIEMVEKAVEDARWNAAFNGISNCEFHSGKAEAVLPQLLSSWEDARPIVAVVNPSRSGLHYRVVRAIRNCKSIRRLLYISCKPDGEAMRNFLELCCPPNPGKKLAGEPFAPTLAIPFDMFPHTVHCELVLLFTR from the exons atGGCTCTGTCCTGTGCATTGAGGCTGCCGCGCCAGCACCTTCGCCCTCCCAGTGCTCACCTGAGCAGCTTGCCCAGTCGGGACCGCAGCCTGCCGGCGcagaaaaagacagcagaagagTGGAAGGAGAATAAAAAGGCCAGAGAGGGCTGCAGCCTgccaggttcctgctgggaggagag GTTAGCGAATGTGGCAACTCCACTGTGGAGACTTCCCTATCAAGAGCAGCTGCAG GTGAAGTATGAAAGCCAGAGGAAGATTTTGCAGACACTGGCATCTCGTCTTGAGGAGCTGGGCATAGATGCGCAGAAACCTGGTGGACTCTGCTGTTCTCTCCAGCCTGTAGTCGCCTCA CCCGTCATTAATGGCTACCGAAACAAATCTACTTTCTCTGTGAACCGAGGACCAGATGGGAACCCCAAAACTGTGGGGTTGTATGTGGGAACTGGCAGAG cAAGAAATATTGTCTGTGTGAAAGCCAACCACCTGGAGAACATacccccaaaacacaaacaagTAGCCCAG TGCTATGAGGAGTTCATCCGTTGCTCCCCCCTGGACCCCTGCCTCCTCTTCCACGAAGGTGGACACTGGCGGGAGCTCGTGGTACGCACAACCAACTGTGGCCACACCATGGCTATCATCACCTTCCACCCCCAGGAGCTGGGCCAG AAGGCACTGGCTACTCAGAAAGCATTGCTTAAGGAGTTCTTCACATGTGGATCTGGAACAGTCTGTGCCTTAACTTCACTTTATTTCCAAGAGAG CACCATGACACGCTGCTTCCATGAGCAGTCCCCCTTCCAGCTCCTTCATGGAGAATCACACATCTTTGAAGAAGTGCTCGGCCTGAAGTTTCGCATCTCTCCAGATGCCTTTTTCCAAGTAAACACAGGTGGAGCCGAAGTTCTGTACCAGGTGGTTGGGGAGCTGAGTCAGGCTGGTGGGGACACTGTCCTCCTTGACATCTGCTGTGGAACAG GCACAATTGGTCTCTCTCTGGCTCACCAAGTGTCCAAGATCATTGGTATTGAGATGGTGGAGAAGGCAGTAGAGGATGCCAGGTGGAATGCAGCATTCAATG GAATTTCAAACTGTGAGTTTCACAGTGGAAAGGCAGAGGCCGTGTTACCACAACTCCTGTCATCGTGGGAGGATGCACGACCCATTGTTGCTGTGGTGAACCCATCGCGGTCTGGGCTCC ATTACAGGGTTGTGCGAGCCATCCGAAACTGCAAGTCCATCCGAAGGCTGCTCTACATCTCCTGCAAGCCAGACGGTGAAGCCATGAGGAACTTTCTTGA GCTGTGCTGCCCACCCAACCCGGGGAAGAAGTTGGCAGGAGAGCCATTTGCCCCCACGTTGGCTATACCTTTTGACATGTTTCCTCATACTGTTCATtgtgagctggtgctgctgtttaCCCGCTGA
- the TRMT2B gene encoding tRNA (uracil-5-)-methyltransferase homolog B isoform X2: MVLPTKQLVGVLCHNYQEASSSGPYRNVVLPRLANVATPLWRLPYQEQLQVKYESQRKILQTLASRLEELGIDAQKPGGLCCSLQPVVASPVINGYRNKSTFSVNRGPDGNPKTVGLYVGTGRARNIVCVKANHLENIPPKHKQVAQCYEEFIRCSPLDPCLLFHEGGHWRELVVRTTNCGHTMAIITFHPQELGQKALATQKALLKEFFTCGSGTVCALTSLYFQESTMTRCFHEQSPFQLLHGESHIFEEVLGLKFRISPDAFFQVNTGGAEVLYQVVGELSQAGGDTVLLDICCGTGTIGLSLAHQVSKIIGIEMVEKAVEDARWNAAFNGISNCEFHSGKAEAVLPQLLSSWEDARPIVAVVNPSRSGLHYRVVRAIRNCKSIRRLLYISCKPDGEAMRNFLELCCPPNPGKKLAGEPFAPTLAIPFDMFPHTVHCELVLLFTR; this comes from the exons ATGGTCCTGCCCACGAAGCAGCTGGTGGGGGTGTTATGCCATAACTATCAGGAGGCAAGTAGCTCTGGGCCCTACCGCAATGTTGTGCTTCCCAGGTTAGCGAATGTGGCAACTCCACTGTGGAGACTTCCCTATCAAGAGCAGCTGCAG GTGAAGTATGAAAGCCAGAGGAAGATTTTGCAGACACTGGCATCTCGTCTTGAGGAGCTGGGCATAGATGCGCAGAAACCTGGTGGACTCTGCTGTTCTCTCCAGCCTGTAGTCGCCTCA CCCGTCATTAATGGCTACCGAAACAAATCTACTTTCTCTGTGAACCGAGGACCAGATGGGAACCCCAAAACTGTGGGGTTGTATGTGGGAACTGGCAGAG cAAGAAATATTGTCTGTGTGAAAGCCAACCACCTGGAGAACATacccccaaaacacaaacaagTAGCCCAG TGCTATGAGGAGTTCATCCGTTGCTCCCCCCTGGACCCCTGCCTCCTCTTCCACGAAGGTGGACACTGGCGGGAGCTCGTGGTACGCACAACCAACTGTGGCCACACCATGGCTATCATCACCTTCCACCCCCAGGAGCTGGGCCAG AAGGCACTGGCTACTCAGAAAGCATTGCTTAAGGAGTTCTTCACATGTGGATCTGGAACAGTCTGTGCCTTAACTTCACTTTATTTCCAAGAGAG CACCATGACACGCTGCTTCCATGAGCAGTCCCCCTTCCAGCTCCTTCATGGAGAATCACACATCTTTGAAGAAGTGCTCGGCCTGAAGTTTCGCATCTCTCCAGATGCCTTTTTCCAAGTAAACACAGGTGGAGCCGAAGTTCTGTACCAGGTGGTTGGGGAGCTGAGTCAGGCTGGTGGGGACACTGTCCTCCTTGACATCTGCTGTGGAACAG GCACAATTGGTCTCTCTCTGGCTCACCAAGTGTCCAAGATCATTGGTATTGAGATGGTGGAGAAGGCAGTAGAGGATGCCAGGTGGAATGCAGCATTCAATG GAATTTCAAACTGTGAGTTTCACAGTGGAAAGGCAGAGGCCGTGTTACCACAACTCCTGTCATCGTGGGAGGATGCACGACCCATTGTTGCTGTGGTGAACCCATCGCGGTCTGGGCTCC ATTACAGGGTTGTGCGAGCCATCCGAAACTGCAAGTCCATCCGAAGGCTGCTCTACATCTCCTGCAAGCCAGACGGTGAAGCCATGAGGAACTTTCTTGA GCTGTGCTGCCCACCCAACCCGGGGAAGAAGTTGGCAGGAGAGCCATTTGCCCCCACGTTGGCTATACCTTTTGACATGTTTCCTCATACTGTTCATtgtgagctggtgctgctgtttaCCCGCTGA
- the TRMT2B gene encoding tRNA (uracil-5-)-methyltransferase homolog B isoform X3, with translation MWQLHCGDFPIKSSCRTPLQVKYESQRKILQTLASRLEELGIDAQKPGGLCCSLQPVVASPVINGYRNKSTFSVNRGPDGNPKTVGLYVGTGRARNIVCVKANHLENIPPKHKQVAQCYEEFIRCSPLDPCLLFHEGGHWRELVVRTTNCGHTMAIITFHPQELGQKALATQKALLKEFFTCGSGTVCALTSLYFQESTMTRCFHEQSPFQLLHGESHIFEEVLGLKFRISPDAFFQVNTGGAEVLYQVVGELSQAGGDTVLLDICCGTGTIGLSLAHQVSKIIGIEMVEKAVEDARWNAAFNGISNCEFHSGKAEAVLPQLLSSWEDARPIVAVVNPSRSGLHYRVVRAIRNCKSIRRLLYISCKPDGEAMRNFLELCCPPNPGKKLAGEPFAPTLAIPFDMFPHTVHCELVLLFTR, from the exons ATGTGGCAACTCCACTGTGGAGACTTCCCTATCAAGAGCAGCTGCAG GACTCCTCTGCAGGTGAAGTATGAAAGCCAGAGGAAGATTTTGCAGACACTGGCATCTCGTCTTGAGGAGCTGGGCATAGATGCGCAGAAACCTGGTGGACTCTGCTGTTCTCTCCAGCCTGTAGTCGCCTCA CCCGTCATTAATGGCTACCGAAACAAATCTACTTTCTCTGTGAACCGAGGACCAGATGGGAACCCCAAAACTGTGGGGTTGTATGTGGGAACTGGCAGAG cAAGAAATATTGTCTGTGTGAAAGCCAACCACCTGGAGAACATacccccaaaacacaaacaagTAGCCCAG TGCTATGAGGAGTTCATCCGTTGCTCCCCCCTGGACCCCTGCCTCCTCTTCCACGAAGGTGGACACTGGCGGGAGCTCGTGGTACGCACAACCAACTGTGGCCACACCATGGCTATCATCACCTTCCACCCCCAGGAGCTGGGCCAG AAGGCACTGGCTACTCAGAAAGCATTGCTTAAGGAGTTCTTCACATGTGGATCTGGAACAGTCTGTGCCTTAACTTCACTTTATTTCCAAGAGAG CACCATGACACGCTGCTTCCATGAGCAGTCCCCCTTCCAGCTCCTTCATGGAGAATCACACATCTTTGAAGAAGTGCTCGGCCTGAAGTTTCGCATCTCTCCAGATGCCTTTTTCCAAGTAAACACAGGTGGAGCCGAAGTTCTGTACCAGGTGGTTGGGGAGCTGAGTCAGGCTGGTGGGGACACTGTCCTCCTTGACATCTGCTGTGGAACAG GCACAATTGGTCTCTCTCTGGCTCACCAAGTGTCCAAGATCATTGGTATTGAGATGGTGGAGAAGGCAGTAGAGGATGCCAGGTGGAATGCAGCATTCAATG GAATTTCAAACTGTGAGTTTCACAGTGGAAAGGCAGAGGCCGTGTTACCACAACTCCTGTCATCGTGGGAGGATGCACGACCCATTGTTGCTGTGGTGAACCCATCGCGGTCTGGGCTCC ATTACAGGGTTGTGCGAGCCATCCGAAACTGCAAGTCCATCCGAAGGCTGCTCTACATCTCCTGCAAGCCAGACGGTGAAGCCATGAGGAACTTTCTTGA GCTGTGCTGCCCACCCAACCCGGGGAAGAAGTTGGCAGGAGAGCCATTTGCCCCCACGTTGGCTATACCTTTTGACATGTTTCCTCATACTGTTCATtgtgagctggtgctgctgtttaCCCGCTGA